ATTATTTTTGTAAACCATTGGAAGCTAAAAAAGTAGAGCATTTTTTGAAAGGCCGGTAGGATTTACACCGGTCTTTCAATCATATTCATTCATGCCACAACTGTTGACTGCTGGTAGAAGCTGCAATAGCACCTGCCTTAAGTATATCGATTATATGTTTTTTTGTAGTTATCATACCACCGGCTATTATAGGCTGATAAATTCTGGACCTTATTATGTTTACAGCCTCTGGAACCAATCCTGGCATTACCTCCACAAAATCCGGTCTAGAAGAATTTATAAGCTTTATTCCAGTTTCTATTGAAGAAGAATCAACTAAAAACATCCTCTGTACTGTCAATAATCCCTCATCTTTGGCTAGTTTGAGGAGATGACTATGTGTGGATATCAATCCATCCGGCATTATCCTTTTAGCCATATATTTTACACCGCCTGCATCCTTACCTATGCCCTCGGTTAAGTCCAGATGTATAAAAACTTTTTTTCTATTCTTCTTAACCTTGGCAATTTCATCTTCCAATTCTAATATGTTCCCTTTGAGTATAAATATAACCCCTGCCGGCGACTCTATAGCATCATCAATTTGCCCCTTGTTTCTAACGGCAGCTATAACAGGATTTAACTCCAGTTCCTGAATAATCGATTGTTTCACTTGTTCCTCCTTTTATCAACTGGCGCTATCGGACTTATAAGTTTGATTTGGATTTTTTTCAGATACTTCTCGTGTTGCTATAATGTCTACCCCTGTCCCCGCCACATTTGTGATAAGCACATCCCCTATCGATACAGGTGCCTTCACAATAAAGTTTACCAATTCCTTTAAAACATCCGGGATTCTACTCCTGTCTACGGGATTTTTGGTTTTTACAGATACAGTACAATAATTCCCTCCTTGGACAAACACTGAAGATGTAACCAGCCTTTGGGGACAGGTGAGTTCTTCTATAGCGTACTTTTTACCTCTTTTACATCCAAAACCTGATATACTAAAGTCCTGATCGATATTTTCCTCTATCTCTATATTACACCCCTTGGGACATAGTATGCAAACTAATTCCATTTATTTATCATCCTCCTCACTGTTGTATACGCAGTTCTAAATCACTATATATATCTATTTGTTCAATGATATCGCTGTTTAGCGTTATCCTCTGCATTTCCCCGGGAACAGCTTTTATAATTTCATTGCTCAAAAGTATATTATCCCCATTCATCAACTGAATTTTCCCATCTGTATACACCTTATCCACCCTGAAATACAAATCAACAGGCTTTAACATGGTAATGCTATGGGGCACCGAACACCGTATTCCCTCTCCGGGATTGATCTTTAAATTTACATTTTTATGTTGCCCCTTCTTTATATATAGCGCCGCCCCCTGGCCTGCTATCTTGGCTTCTGTACTCACATAATCTACAAGGTCATGTACCTGTAAAACATTCCCACATGCAAATATCCCCGGTCTGCTTGTATGCCTATATTGATCAACTATAGGCCCTCCGGTATTGGTATCTATATCTATACCTGCTCCCTGGCTCAGTTCATTTTCCGGAATAAGACCTACAGACAATAGCAAAGTATCACATTCTATATACCTTTCAGTATCTTTTATCGGTTGCCTTTTATGGTCTACTTTAGCTACAGTAACACCGGTCACTCTATCATGTCCATGAATATCTACCACAGTATGGTTAAATTTTAAGGGAATATGGTAATCTGTCAGGCATTGGCGTATATTTCGTGCAAGACCTGTAGAATAAGGCATTATCTCACATACCATCTTAACCTTTGCACCTTCCCATGTAAGTCTTCTAGCCATTATCAACCCTATGTCCCCTGAACCGAGAATCACTACCTCCCTGCCCGGAAGATATCCCTTTAAATTTACTAATTTTTGCGCCATGCCTGCAGTATATATACCTGCAGGTCTTAATCCGGGAATCTTCAATGCACCTCTAGTTCTCTCTCTGCAACCCATGGCTAAAATCACTGCTTTAGGCTTTATAGCGAAAACTCCATGATCGGGATTGATACACATCAAGCTGTTATCATCCTTTATCTCTAGAACCGTTGTATTTAAAAAATATCTTATATTACTTTTTTGTATCTGATCAACAAATTTTTGAGCATATTCAGGGCCTGTAAGCTCCTCTCCAAACCAATGAAGCCCAAATCCATTATGAATGCATTGATTGAGTATACCCCCAAGATGCTCATCTCTTTCCAGTATAACCACATCTTTTATACCGCTGTCTCTACATGAAATGGCGGCCTCCAAT
The sequence above is drawn from the Clostridia bacterium genome and encodes:
- a CDS encoding glycerol-3-phosphate responsive antiterminator, producing the protein MKQSIIQELELNPVIAAVRNKGQIDDAIESPAGVIFILKGNILELEDEIAKVKKNRKKVFIHLDLTEGIGKDAGGVKYMAKRIMPDGLISTHSHLLKLAKDEGLLTVQRMFLVDSSSIETGIKLINSSRPDFVEVMPGLVPEAVNIIRSRIYQPIIAGGMITTKKHIIDILKAGAIAASTSSQQLWHE
- a CDS encoding DUF1667 domain-containing protein, with amino-acid sequence MELVCILCPKGCNIEIEENIDQDFSISGFGCKRGKKYAIEELTCPQRLVTSSVFVQGGNYCTVSVKTKNPVDRSRIPDVLKELVNFIVKAPVSIGDVLITNVAGTGVDIIATREVSEKNPNQTYKSDSAS
- a CDS encoding NAD(P)/FAD-dependent oxidoreductase yields the protein MIYKEVDVAVVGGGPAGLEAAISCRDSGIKDVVILERDEHLGGILNQCIHNGFGLHWFGEELTGPEYAQKFVDQIQKSNIRYFLNTTVLEIKDDNSLMCINPDHGVFAIKPKAVILAMGCRERTRGALKIPGLRPAGIYTAGMAQKLVNLKGYLPGREVVILGSGDIGLIMARRLTWEGAKVKMVCEIMPYSTGLARNIRQCLTDYHIPLKFNHTVVDIHGHDRVTGVTVAKVDHKRQPIKDTERYIECDTLLLSVGLIPENELSQGAGIDIDTNTGGPIVDQYRHTSRPGIFACGNVLQVHDLVDYVSTEAKIAGQGAALYIKKGQHKNVNLKINPGEGIRCSVPHSITMLKPVDLYFRVDKVYTDGKIQLMNGDNILLSNEIIKAVPGEMQRITLNSDIIEQIDIYSDLELRIQQ